Proteins from one Bombus pascuorum chromosome 15, iyBomPasc1.1, whole genome shotgun sequence genomic window:
- the LOC132914804 gene encoding uncharacterized protein LOC132914804 codes for MENQLEVEEITNSDCDVKFHDFVTKVGDLSISCHVIKMENSLYLWVGDYNENAMNDLSFAIKSPYEKEPLTTKIMGSIANEFSTSLAKRLSKKLSIAVYVSFNVQVDNLSLPAIERRLRDEFNSHPEIF; via the coding sequence ATGGAAAATCAGTTAGAAGTAGAAGAAATAACGAATAGCGATTGTGACGTTAAGTTTCATGATTTTGTGACAAAAGTCGGTGACTTGTCAATCTCATGTCatgtaattaaaatggaaaattcccTCTATCTGTGGGTAGGTGATTATAATGAGAATGCCATGAATGATTTGTCATTCGCAATTAAATCACCATACGAAAAGGAACCACTTACAACGAAGATTATGGGATCAATTGCCAATGAATTTTCAACCAGTCTTGCCAAGAGACTTTCAAAGAAACTTTCAATAGCTGTTTATGTCAGCTTTAACGTTCAGGTTGATAACCTATCTCTACCTGCAATTGAGAGGAGGTTACGAGATGAATTTAACTCACATCCTGAGATTTtctga